From Haloglomus litoreum, the proteins below share one genomic window:
- a CDS encoding Cdc6/Cdc18 family protein — protein sequence MIGDARVLQPEFVPREVEHRDGEVDALTNALDPITRGESGETAFLFGPSGTGKTCIAQYTVERLREQVVDIEYQYVNCWRDYTRYRALYRILEGIEGTLDIHRQSTPTDELSERLRSYDGAPYVVVLDEVDQLQDTGVLYDLYSTRDCTMVLVANRETDVFDDLDDRLSSRLHSARRVRFDKYGIDELVAILEARIKWGLTTDIDRAHLEHIADASAGDARIAIGILRNAARDAERAGREELTADLVDGAIPEARQQVRRTNLETLTEHQRVLYDIIDDQGEIDPGELYGQYQERVSDPKTNRTVRNHLQKMVHYDLVVAEGEKRARTYRVSDGGA from the coding sequence ATGATCGGTGATGCTCGGGTCCTCCAGCCGGAGTTCGTGCCCAGGGAGGTCGAGCATCGCGACGGCGAGGTCGACGCGCTCACGAACGCGCTCGACCCCATCACGCGCGGCGAGTCCGGCGAGACGGCGTTCCTGTTCGGCCCGAGCGGGACGGGCAAGACCTGCATCGCGCAGTACACCGTCGAGCGGCTCCGCGAGCAGGTCGTCGACATCGAGTACCAGTACGTCAACTGCTGGCGCGACTACACGCGCTACCGGGCGCTCTATCGAATACTTGAGGGAATCGAGGGGACACTCGATATCCACCGGCAGTCCACCCCCACGGACGAACTCTCCGAACGCCTGCGCTCGTACGACGGGGCGCCGTACGTCGTCGTCCTCGACGAGGTCGACCAGTTACAGGACACGGGCGTCCTCTACGACCTCTACAGTACCCGTGATTGTACGATGGTCCTCGTCGCCAACCGCGAGACGGACGTGTTCGACGACCTCGACGACCGGCTCAGTTCGCGTCTTCACAGCGCCCGCCGCGTCCGGTTCGACAAGTACGGTATCGATGAACTCGTCGCGATTCTCGAGGCTCGGATCAAGTGGGGCCTCACGACGGACATCGACCGGGCACACCTCGAACACATCGCGGACGCGTCGGCGGGAGACGCACGCATCGCCATCGGTATCCTCCGGAACGCGGCCCGGGACGCCGAGCGCGCCGGGAGAGAGGAGCTGACGGCGGACCTCGTCGATGGCGCCATCCCCGAGGCCCGACAGCAGGTTCGCAGGACGAACCTCGAGACGCTCACCGAACACCAGCGCGTCCTCTACGACATCATCGACGACCAGGGCGAGATCGACCCCGGCGAGCTGTACGGCCAGTACCAGGAGCGGGTCTCGGACCCGAAGACGAACCGGACGGTCCGCAACCACCTCCAGAAGATGGTCCACTACGACCTCGTCGTCGCCGAGGGCGAGAAGCGCGCCCGGACGTATCGGGTATCCGATGGCGGGGCGTGA
- a CDS encoding Fic family protein, with product MEEDDLPTPDEILAIHEQLEEAYDLKHRGVMKAAPRLKLEREVLTPARTRDDLYQRAAVLLWELSSLHLFEDGNKRTAWTTTVEYLSRHNIETEHLGDEIVQVVRRIGLFSVEELATWLETGRIDTSRLPED from the coding sequence ATGGAAGAAGATGACCTCCCAACACCGGACGAGATACTTGCCATTCACGAGCAACTTGAGGAGGCCTACGATCTGAAGCATCGAGGAGTGATGAAGGCAGCCCCACGACTGAAACTCGAGCGAGAGGTACTCACTCCCGCTCGAACGCGCGACGACCTGTATCAACGAGCGGCGGTCCTTCTCTGGGAGCTTAGTAGCCTCCACCTCTTCGAAGACGGGAATAAGCGGACAGCATGGACAACAACGGTCGAGTACTTGTCTCGACACAACATCGAGACCGAACACCTGGGGGACGAGATCGTCCAGGTCGTCCGCCGTATCGGACTGTTTAGCGTCGAGGAGCTTGCAACTTGGCTCGAAACGGGGAGAATTGACACTTCGCGTCTGCCGGAGGATTAA
- a CDS encoding DNA-binding protein: MSTRDIYGNDVSGRTDNEQWAAWAAEAGLEAEAVDEDEAYVVDERPELHATVEMEIRAKVDTNHPDTWKKGLTLAAEERMEAWEWEIERTRTRVDRSLASDREARTAQVVERESRERRMSFERRAASVDDRRDPDAPDPRERLSGEELAAVNQEARRIQGGIPGAGSTAAISRELAEQVLRTGDLLSATVAVADRLKTQPGTVTPISRLGDVPHGEVDFEGEVVVLWEPAHPSIQQVGLVGDETGQVKVTVWDASDQPWLDEGERIRIHGAAKSWYQGRVSVALTSRSRVVFPEREPWQAQDS; the protein is encoded by the coding sequence ATGAGTACGAGAGACATCTACGGTAATGACGTTTCGGGTCGGACAGACAACGAACAGTGGGCGGCGTGGGCGGCTGAGGCGGGGCTGGAGGCCGAGGCGGTCGACGAGGATGAGGCCTACGTCGTCGACGAGCGGCCGGAGCTGCACGCGACGGTGGAGATGGAGATCCGTGCGAAGGTCGACACCAATCACCCCGACACCTGGAAGAAGGGGCTGACACTCGCAGCAGAAGAGCGGATGGAGGCGTGGGAGTGGGAGATCGAGCGAACGCGGACGCGGGTCGACCGGTCACTGGCGTCCGACCGGGAGGCACGTACGGCGCAGGTGGTCGAGCGGGAGAGTCGCGAGCGGCGCATGAGCTTCGAGCGACGAGCGGCGAGCGTGGACGACCGACGCGATCCGGATGCACCCGACCCCCGCGAGCGGCTGAGCGGCGAGGAGTTGGCGGCGGTCAATCAGGAAGCGCGACGCATCCAGGGCGGGATTCCCGGAGCGGGTTCGACGGCGGCCATCTCGCGTGAACTCGCAGAGCAGGTCCTGCGAACGGGCGACCTGCTGAGCGCGACCGTGGCGGTGGCCGATCGGCTGAAGACGCAACCCGGGACGGTGACGCCGATCTCGCGGCTGGGCGACGTGCCGCACGGTGAGGTCGACTTCGAGGGCGAAGTCGTGGTGCTCTGGGAACCAGCGCATCCCTCGATCCAACAGGTGGGCCTCGTCGGGGACGAGACGGGCCAGGTGAAGGTGACCGTCTGGGACGCCAGCGACCAGCCGTGGCTGGACGAGGGCGAGCGGATTCGCATCCACGGCGCGGCGAAGAGCTGGTATCAGGGGCGCGTCTCGGTCGCGCTGACCTCGCGGAGCCGGGTCGTCTTCCCCGAGCGAGAGCCGTGGCAAGCGCAGGACTCGTAG